Proteins from a genomic interval of Hydrogenispora ethanolica:
- a CDS encoding carbohydrate ABC transporter permease, producing the protein MIKQKLSLPKLVTTVLLAILAFTMILPFLWMISTSFKLESDVFKFPVEWIPSRWHAMENYREVWGSQYNFGLYYWNTVKVTIVTTIVQVLISAMAAYAFSKINFKYRNLVFLGYLATAMIPDQVTIVPKFMLFRWFQLFDTHGGLIILNAFSVYGVFLLRQHMVTVPGVLSESAKIDGANHITIFSRIILPIVKPSIVTLAILKFVWTWNDYQNPLIFLKSRDLFTIQLAMQQFMTDYASYFSLIMTAAVSAIVPLIIVFLIGQRFVVEGITVGAVKG; encoded by the coding sequence ATGATCAAGCAAAAATTATCCCTTCCCAAATTGGTGACAACCGTCCTGCTGGCGATTTTGGCTTTTACCATGATTTTACCCTTTCTATGGATGATTTCGACCTCATTCAAGCTGGAAAGCGATGTCTTCAAGTTCCCGGTCGAATGGATACCGTCGCGCTGGCATGCGATGGAAAACTACCGGGAAGTTTGGGGCAGTCAGTATAACTTTGGCCTGTATTATTGGAATACGGTTAAAGTCACTATCGTGACTACCATCGTGCAGGTGCTGATCTCGGCGATGGCCGCTTACGCCTTCTCCAAGATCAATTTCAAATACCGCAACCTGGTCTTCCTCGGTTACCTGGCCACGGCGATGATTCCCGATCAAGTGACCATCGTTCCCAAGTTCATGTTGTTCCGCTGGTTTCAGCTCTTTGACACCCACGGGGGCCTGATCATTCTGAACGCCTTCAGCGTGTACGGCGTGTTTTTGCTCCGGCAGCACATGGTCACCGTGCCCGGCGTCCTGTCGGAATCGGCCAAGATTGACGGCGCCAATCATATTACGATCTTTTCCCGGATTATTTTGCCGATCGTCAAGCCTTCCATCGTGACCCTGGCCATCCTGAAGTTCGTCTGGACCTGGAACGACTATCAAAACCCGCTGATCTTTTTGAAAAGCCGCGACCTGTTCACGATTCAGCTGGCCATGCAACAGTTTATGACCGATTACGCGTCCTACTTCTCACTGATTATGACCGCGGCCGTTTCGGCGATCGTACCATTGATTATCGTGTTTCTCATCGGCCAGCGGTTCGTGGTGGAAGGAATCACGGTGGGAGCGGTAAAAGGATAG
- a CDS encoding cache domain-containing sensor histidine kinase translates to MPVALKQFYRTIQRRFSNLNIFHKLIIAFMFVIALPTAILYYFSLATTREIIIKQVCGDTLNSIELVANSVNYELKKMISVALYVNHDQNIKEIINQQPASWANAKTRNLYQLERINKVSGILENIAFTTMGTRCYMTVITQDGAKITNWPLDAVSEDDYFKDYTFEAFHEKDNRLLWRSLEPNYVRSNAQFEPYVLTLATVITDSWWRKEYGIFVISVPGNEFNKIISPLDPQQQRVMLDEKGLVISSSNPRWLNRTFSSIHQAEFPDNRKGYFIFKDRRGAKSIITYATIANMNWRVVNIRSYASLTAQLNKTTDRLLLVNLLCLAIFFGISSFIARSISAPLKKLTQRMLHFDLDEAPAGPLPERKDEVGILERSFLVMKENIHALVQENQAKERKKKDAELKALQAQIRPHFLFNTLNAVRWAALNNNPQKAATMVLLLTKLLKMTLVKGEEFIPLALEIENLQSYAEIFRLRHGTQFELLCELDEEILQYRIPRLLLQPLVENAIIHGFENLKSGGVIRINARKSECQIVITIRDNGKGIADHPLPQEGKKDLKFSGMGIQNVAERIKLYYGEEYGLKLSSEPGRGTTIEVTLPVPAEEAE, encoded by the coding sequence TTGCCCGTCGCACTGAAACAATTTTACCGGACAATCCAGCGCCGATTCAGTAATTTGAACATCTTCCATAAGCTGATCATCGCGTTCATGTTTGTGATCGCCTTGCCTACGGCCATCCTGTATTATTTTTCGCTCGCGACCACTCGGGAGATCATCATCAAGCAGGTTTGCGGCGATACCTTGAACTCTATCGAGCTGGTTGCCAACAGCGTCAATTACGAGTTGAAAAAAATGATCTCCGTGGCCTTATATGTCAATCACGACCAGAACATCAAGGAGATTATCAATCAACAGCCCGCCAGTTGGGCCAATGCCAAAACCCGCAACCTCTACCAACTGGAACGGATCAACAAGGTAAGCGGCATCCTGGAGAATATCGCTTTTACCACCATGGGAACCCGGTGCTATATGACTGTTATCACCCAGGACGGAGCCAAGATTACCAACTGGCCATTGGACGCGGTAAGCGAGGACGATTATTTTAAGGATTACACGTTTGAAGCCTTCCATGAAAAAGACAACCGGCTGCTTTGGAGAAGCCTCGAACCCAACTATGTCCGGAGCAACGCCCAGTTTGAACCGTATGTGCTGACGCTGGCGACGGTGATTACCGACAGCTGGTGGCGAAAAGAGTATGGTATATTTGTGATCAGTGTCCCCGGAAACGAGTTCAATAAGATCATTTCGCCGCTCGATCCCCAGCAGCAGCGGGTCATGTTGGATGAAAAGGGCCTGGTTATTTCATCCTCCAATCCGCGCTGGCTGAACCGGACTTTTTCCAGTATCCACCAGGCCGAGTTTCCCGATAACCGCAAGGGGTATTTCATCTTTAAAGACCGGCGCGGCGCCAAGTCCATCATCACGTACGCCACGATCGCCAACATGAATTGGCGGGTTGTGAATATCCGCTCCTATGCCTCATTGACCGCGCAGCTGAATAAAACCACCGACCGCCTGTTGCTGGTCAATCTGCTTTGTTTAGCGATATTCTTTGGGATCTCCAGTTTCATCGCGCGGAGTATCTCCGCGCCGCTGAAGAAGCTGACCCAACGGATGCTGCATTTTGATCTGGATGAGGCCCCCGCCGGGCCCCTGCCGGAGCGTAAGGATGAAGTCGGAATCCTGGAGCGCAGTTTTTTGGTGATGAAAGAGAATATCCACGCTTTGGTCCAAGAGAATCAGGCCAAAGAACGCAAGAAGAAGGACGCGGAGCTAAAGGCGCTACAGGCGCAGATTCGACCCCATTTTTTATTCAATACCCTGAACGCGGTCCGCTGGGCCGCCCTGAATAACAATCCGCAAAAAGCCGCCACCATGGTGCTGCTCCTGACCAAACTGTTGAAGATGACGCTGGTCAAGGGCGAAGAATTCATCCCGCTGGCGCTGGAGATCGAGAACCTGCAGAGTTACGCGGAAATCTTCCGGCTGCGGCATGGGACCCAATTTGAATTGCTCTGCGAGCTTGATGAGGAGATTCTGCAGTACCGGATCCCCCGACTGCTTTTGCAACCCTTGGTCGAGAATGCGATCATCCATGGTTTTGAGAATTTGAAATCCGGGGGCGTCATCCGAATCAACGCCCGCAAGAGTGAATGCCAGATCGTCATTACCATTCGGGACAACGGCAAGGGCATCGCCGATCATCCTCTCCCTCAGGAAGGGAAGAAGGACCTCAAGTTTTCGGGGATGGGCATCCAAAACGTGGCCGAGCGGATCAAGCTTTACTACGGCGAAGAATACGGATTGAAGCTCAGCAGTGAACCGGGCCGGGGAACAACGATCGAGGTTACGCTCCCCGTTCCCGCGGAGGAGGCAGAGTAG
- a CDS encoding carbohydrate ABC transporter permease encodes MRNRSKKATLDRDENLWGWFFLLPSVAGFLIFYVFPLLFSLFLSFCQWDFASGFSTIKLVGAENYKNLLSDVWFTDSFKNSVIFTFVAVIVGTALALILAEIINKQVYFKNAFKTVMFLPYISSAVAVAIVWMVMLQPSFGPVNGFLQSIGIQNPPKWLGDLKWALPTVTMIYIWQQLGYKIIVFAAGLSGIPKDLYEAAEIDGANVVQKFFNVTVPMISPTTFFLVTMGIISSFKVFDQINVMTQGGPGTATTVLAYYIYRAAFQFYQMGAACSSAWVMFILIFVVTIVQWHGQKKWVSYE; translated from the coding sequence ATGAGGAATCGGAGTAAAAAAGCCACCTTGGATAGGGATGAGAACCTTTGGGGATGGTTTTTTCTCCTGCCAAGCGTGGCCGGATTTTTGATTTTTTATGTATTTCCATTGCTTTTTTCGCTGTTTTTGAGTTTTTGCCAATGGGATTTCGCCTCGGGCTTCAGTACGATCAAACTAGTCGGGGCAGAAAATTATAAAAATTTACTGAGTGACGTCTGGTTTACCGATTCATTCAAGAACAGCGTTATTTTTACGTTTGTGGCGGTGATCGTCGGGACCGCCTTGGCGCTGATTCTGGCCGAGATCATCAACAAGCAGGTTTATTTCAAAAATGCCTTTAAAACCGTGATGTTTTTGCCCTACATCTCCAGCGCGGTGGCGGTGGCCATCGTCTGGATGGTCATGCTTCAGCCCAGCTTCGGCCCTGTGAACGGTTTTCTGCAAAGCATCGGCATCCAAAATCCCCCCAAGTGGCTGGGGGACCTGAAATGGGCCTTGCCGACGGTCACGATGATCTACATCTGGCAACAGCTGGGATATAAAATCATCGTTTTCGCGGCGGGACTCAGCGGCATCCCCAAGGACCTGTATGAAGCGGCGGAGATTGACGGGGCCAATGTCGTCCAAAAATTTTTCAATGTGACAGTGCCGATGATCTCTCCGACCACCTTCTTTTTGGTCACCATGGGAATCATCAGTTCGTTCAAGGTCTTTGACCAGATCAACGTCATGACCCAGGGCGGACCGGGAACGGCTACGACCGTACTGGCGTACTACATCTACCGCGCCGCCTTCCAATTCTATCAGATGGGCGCCGCTTGTTCCTCGGCCTGGGTGATGTTTATTCTGATCTTCGTGGTCACGATCGTTCAATGGCACGGGCAGAAAAAATGGGTGAGTTACGAATAA
- a CDS encoding extracellular solute-binding protein, with amino-acid sequence MSKRLTRILLLVVMAGLLLTTAMVNAKTIEPVTLKFYSWETPFKTQDQAVIKAFEAKNPRIKVDLEYLGDNVFDDYQKKLDLLILSGEKVDVVGLSNSRRYTNYVMRGMLMPMDSLLKSDHTNFNKVWSFNTKVDGVVYGLPGELQVYFVMLNKNHLDEAKLPIPPLNWTWADYREYAKKLTKGQGSTKRYGSYFHSWMEYCTMGLFSTKLGYPYYKSDGSFNFDDPMFKQFLKFRYDMENSDKSQLPLIDIKTLKVTYRDQYFNEKASMIATGTWMLSEIKDQSKFPHNFVTTFAPLPRWDKNTPEGRTSADAKMWCIPKTAKHPKEAYKFIKFLTTDGMKIRNVVLASVNKPGFNNSIIKGIVSDGAKYYDVKALNRVFSNKKLFLNSPTVMPEYTDQVNTMFLEETDKYLIGGQPLDQTMENIKRRAQEIANRAKK; translated from the coding sequence ATGAGCAAACGTTTGACAAGGATTTTGCTGTTGGTGGTCATGGCCGGACTCTTGTTGACCACGGCCATGGTGAACGCGAAGACCATCGAACCGGTCACCCTCAAATTCTATTCCTGGGAGACGCCGTTCAAGACGCAGGATCAAGCCGTCATCAAAGCGTTCGAGGCCAAGAATCCCCGGATCAAGGTGGACTTGGAATACCTGGGGGACAACGTCTTCGATGATTATCAGAAAAAGCTGGATCTGCTGATCCTATCCGGTGAAAAAGTGGACGTGGTCGGACTCTCCAATTCCCGGCGTTACACCAACTATGTCATGCGCGGCATGCTGATGCCGATGGACAGCCTTTTAAAATCCGATCATACCAATTTCAACAAAGTTTGGAGCTTTAATACCAAAGTCGATGGCGTGGTTTACGGACTCCCCGGCGAACTGCAAGTTTATTTTGTGATGCTCAATAAAAACCATTTGGACGAAGCCAAACTGCCGATTCCGCCGCTCAACTGGACCTGGGCCGATTACCGGGAGTATGCCAAGAAATTGACCAAAGGCCAGGGCAGCACCAAACGGTACGGTTCCTACTTCCATTCCTGGATGGAATATTGCACGATGGGCCTGTTCTCAACCAAACTGGGCTACCCTTACTACAAAAGCGACGGTTCCTTCAATTTCGACGATCCCATGTTCAAGCAATTCCTGAAGTTCCGTTACGATATGGAGAATTCCGATAAGTCGCAGCTGCCGTTGATCGACATCAAGACCTTGAAAGTGACCTACCGCGACCAGTATTTTAATGAGAAAGCAAGCATGATCGCCACCGGCACCTGGATGCTTTCGGAGATCAAGGACCAGAGCAAGTTTCCGCATAACTTTGTAACGACCTTTGCGCCGTTGCCGCGCTGGGACAAGAATACCCCGGAAGGCCGCACCTCGGCGGATGCCAAGATGTGGTGCATTCCCAAGACTGCCAAACATCCGAAAGAAGCCTATAAATTCATCAAGTTCCTCACCACCGACGGCATGAAGATCCGGAATGTGGTTTTAGCCAGTGTCAATAAACCCGGGTTCAACAACTCGATCATTAAGGGCATCGTCAGCGACGGCGCCAAGTATTATGATGTGAAAGCGCTGAACCGCGTGTTTAGCAACAAGAAACTGTTCCTGAACTCCCCCACGGTGATGCCGGAATACACCGACCAGGTCAACACCATGTTCCTGGAAGAGACCGACAAATACCTGATTGGCGGCCAACCGCTCGACCAGACGATGGAGAATATCAAACGGCGGGCGCAGGAGATTGCCAACAGAGCCAAAAAGTAA